The Steroidobacteraceae bacterium genomic interval CCGGAGGTGATCCGCCCAGACCGAGGTATCGACGAGCAAGTCGGTTCAGGACGCCGCCTGGCCTCGCCGCCGGGGCGGCAGTCGCAGCTTGGGCTGGGTGCCACCCAGTGCGGCCAGGCGCCTCGCGCTTTCGCGGGCAATCAGGGCTTGAAGGCCGGCGTGA includes:
- a CDS encoding type II toxin-antitoxin system VapB family antitoxin; translated protein: MRTTLIIDDELLSKATSLSGLREKTAVVHAGLQALIARESARRLAALGGTQPKLRLPPRRRGQAAS